From Bacteroidales bacterium, a single genomic window includes:
- a CDS encoding sodium:solute symporter — MASSAQITGAWILVILYMTGILILVFRGAAKTKSISDYALGNILFSPVAVGLSLAASMTSAATFVINPGFIANYGISGFLSYGVFLPLAAVMSLIVLTKNFRKYGQTVRALTLAQWIGDRYNNKGYAFFMGLLALLLITFIVLIVVALSKVISSALNVNEIYVMVFIVLFVFGYMMFGGANSMVYTNTIQAIIMLVVAVILLTSGYKHFSDGFNGFFQKLLDIDPALVNVPNPGSPLFRNLYEIIFAQIVVGIAIVVQPHIITKSLLLKKESDVNRFLATAVIAEMIFFFVVFAGLYARLTFPDLTADGVPLPVDGIIPAYVVKIFAGGSLSVVIGIFVVLGLISAGMSTLEGLVQSVSTTITSDIIKPIVGKDRLNDRSLVIINKAAIVLLAVITIFLSYRQLISPKLSVGIFAQNGVYAYFSAAFIPVIFGIFVKDAKIQAPLIASITAIMVHFSVYYILPAGVNAYGWHFGAFTQFLEGSVRNPAIASSSAIVASSIVGILVYLVQRSKKDKVQSL; from the coding sequence ATGGCCTCATCAGCTCAAATAACCGGCGCATGGATCCTTGTCATACTTTACATGACTGGTATCCTTATTCTTGTTTTCCGTGGAGCCGCAAAAACCAAAAGCATCAGCGATTACGCACTGGGCAATATCCTTTTCAGCCCGGTAGCAGTAGGTTTATCGCTGGCAGCCTCAATGACAAGCGCAGCAACATTTGTCATAAACCCGGGGTTTATTGCAAATTATGGAATTAGCGGCTTCCTTTCGTATGGGGTGTTTTTGCCGTTGGCCGCAGTTATGTCACTTATTGTGCTTACAAAGAATTTCAGGAAATACGGCCAAACCGTGAGGGCGCTCACCCTGGCTCAATGGATAGGCGATCGCTACAACAACAAAGGCTATGCTTTTTTCATGGGTTTACTCGCATTGCTGCTAATCACTTTCATTGTGCTCATTGTGGTCGCACTTTCAAAGGTAATTTCAAGCGCACTGAACGTGAATGAAATTTATGTCATGGTATTTATAGTGCTTTTTGTATTCGGCTACATGATGTTTGGCGGTGCAAATTCAATGGTTTACACAAATACTATTCAGGCAATCATTATGCTCGTAGTTGCTGTGATCCTGCTCACTTCAGGATATAAGCACTTTAGCGATGGTTTCAATGGATTTTTCCAGAAATTATTGGATATTGATCCGGCTCTTGTTAATGTTCCAAATCCTGGCAGTCCGTTGTTCCGTAATCTCTATGAAATTATTTTTGCCCAGATTGTGGTGGGAATAGCCATTGTTGTTCAGCCACATATTATCACCAAATCATTGCTGCTCAAAAAAGAAAGCGATGTGAACCGTTTCCTGGCAACGGCTGTAATTGCCGAAATGATCTTTTTCTTTGTCGTGTTTGCAGGTTTATACGCACGCCTTACTTTCCCCGATCTCACTGCAGATGGCGTTCCTCTTCCTGTGGATGGCATCATTCCGGCTTATGTGGTAAAGATTTTTGCAGGAGGCAGTTTGTCGGTCGTGATTGGAATATTTGTGGTTCTGGGTTTGATCTCGGCAGGAATGTCAACACTCGAAGGATTGGTTCAATCGGTTTCAACCACCATTACTTCTGATATTATTAAACCTATTGTTGGGAAGGATCGTCTGAACGACCGCAGCCTGGTGATTATCAACAAGGCCGCGATAGTTTTGCTGGCAGTTATAACAATTTTCCTGTCGTACCGGCAACTGATCAGCCCGAAGTTAAGTGTGGGTATTTTCGCACAAAATGGAGTTTACGCGTATTTCTCTGCAGCTTTCATTCCCGTAATTTTTGGAATTTTTGTGAAGGATGCTAAGATACAGGCTCCGCTTATTGCAAGTATCACAGCAATAATGGTCCATTTCTCCGTTTATTACATCCTGCCGGCTGGTGTAAATGCCTATGGATGGCATTTCGGAGCTTTTACACAGTTTCTTGAAGGAAGTGTCCGCAACCCTGCGATCGCATCTTCCTCGGCAATAGTTGCTTCAAGTATCGTTGGAATATTGGTTTATTTGGTTCAACGCAGTAAAAAAGATAAAGTACAAAGTCTATGA
- a CDS encoding long-chain fatty acid--CoA ligase, translating into MIAVFDWFERWADYTPDKVAASEYETGREFTYAQIHNLSGHIAFWFEKELNLGKGDRIAMLAENCLEYIALFAVAQKTGVILVPLNYRLTEMELDHLLSDCEPTLAIVEEKFIPKVQNSSRYGEIRLKVRMEDFSQRCNSLIASGETSNYKSRELHENDPVFLIFTSGTTAFPKGSVYTHKMLFWNSINTQMRLDLTSSDRSINCAPPFHTGSWNVLETPFLHHGAYTLMMKNFNADVVLDALEKYELTIFWAVPTMLKMMADSAVFEKADLAKVRYVIVGGEAMPIPLIEKWHQKGILVRQGYGLTEVGPNVTSLNHQDAIRKQGSIGKPNFYYQVKLVDEQNIESPPGETGEFVIKAPTVTPGYWNNEEATRNTIVDGWFHTGDLMRCDEEGYYYVVDRLKNMYISGGENVYPAEVERVLLTHPAVEAVIITGVPDEKWGESGKAFVVRKKGIEVSEEMLINYCRERMAKYKIPKYVDFLDELPKNDAGKIDRKKLKN; encoded by the coding sequence ATGATAGCCGTTTTTGATTGGTTTGAGCGCTGGGCAGATTACACTCCCGATAAAGTTGCGGCTTCAGAATACGAAACCGGCAGGGAATTTACCTATGCCCAAATTCACAACCTTTCAGGCCATATTGCTTTTTGGTTCGAAAAAGAGTTAAATTTAGGCAAGGGAGATAGAATAGCCATGCTGGCCGAGAACTGCCTTGAATATATTGCCCTGTTTGCCGTAGCACAAAAAACAGGTGTGATACTCGTGCCCCTTAATTACAGGCTTACGGAAATGGAGCTTGATCACTTGCTTTCGGACTGCGAACCCACACTTGCAATTGTTGAAGAAAAATTCATTCCTAAAGTGCAGAACAGCTCTCGTTATGGTGAGATCCGTTTAAAGGTTCGCATGGAAGATTTTTCTCAGCGATGTAATTCACTGATAGCCTCTGGCGAAACAAGTAATTATAAGAGCCGGGAACTCCATGAAAACGATCCGGTTTTTCTTATATTCACTTCCGGAACCACAGCTTTTCCGAAGGGTTCGGTTTACACCCACAAAATGCTGTTCTGGAACAGCATCAACACGCAAATGCGCCTTGATCTTACTTCATCCGACCGCTCAATAAACTGCGCACCACCGTTTCACACCGGAAGCTGGAACGTACTTGAAACGCCTTTCCTGCATCATGGAGCATATACGTTGATGATGAAGAACTTTAATGCAGATGTCGTACTTGATGCACTTGAAAAATACGAGCTTACAATCTTCTGGGCAGTGCCTACCATGCTCAAAATGATGGCCGACTCAGCTGTTTTTGAAAAAGCAGACCTTGCAAAAGTAAGGTATGTTATAGTCGGCGGAGAAGCCATGCCCATACCCCTGATTGAAAAGTGGCATCAAAAAGGAATTCTGGTCAGGCAGGGTTACGGGCTAACTGAAGTAGGCCCTAATGTAACATCGCTGAACCATCAGGATGCCATACGCAAACAAGGTTCCATTGGCAAACCCAACTTTTATTACCAGGTTAAACTGGTGGATGAACAAAATATTGAAAGTCCTCCCGGTGAAACGGGTGAGTTTGTTATTAAGGCGCCTACCGTCACACCCGGTTACTGGAACAATGAAGAAGCTACACGGAATACCATTGTGGATGGATGGTTTCACACCGGCGACCTGATGCGGTGCGATGAAGAAGGTTACTATTATGTGGTTGACCGTCTTAAGAATATGTATATCTCTGGAGGTGAAAATGTTTACCCCGCCGAAGTAGAACGAGTCCTTCTCACCCACCCTGCCGTGGAAGCGGTAATAATTACAGGCGTTCCAGATGAAAAATGGGGTGAATCGGGCAAGGCTTTTGTGGTCAGAAAAAAGGGGATAGAGGTAAGTGAAGAAATGCTGATCAACTATTGCCGCGAGCGGATGGCAAAATACAAAATCCCGAAGTACGTTGATTTTCTTGACGAATTACCGAAGAATGATGCAGGAAAGATTGACCGGAAAAAACTTAAAAATTAG